From the genome of Amia ocellicauda isolate fAmiCal2 chromosome 14, fAmiCal2.hap1, whole genome shotgun sequence, one region includes:
- the med11 gene encoding mediator of RNA polymerase II transcription subunit 11, giving the protein MANDRLRALEDVEKEIAVILQCAGNIVLELSKEKHNASFLDRQLTQFSSSVNRVENELSGQIRYLTQVATGQPHEGSTYSARKDCQMALNRAEYARVKLGELGRTCEIMLDPQT; this is encoded by the exons atggccaATGACAGACTGCGGGCCCTGGAGGACGTGGAGAAGGAGATCGCCGTCATTCTGCAGTGCGCAG GGAACATTGTGCTGGAGCTCTCCAAGGAGAAGCACAACGCCAGCTTCCTGGACCGCCAGCTCACCCAGTTCAGCTCCTCGGTGAACCGCGTGGAGAACGAGCTGAGCGGCCAGATCCGCTACCTCACCCAg GTGGCGACCGGTCAGCCCCACGAGGGCTCCACCTACTCGGCCCGGAAGGACTGCCAGATGGCGCTGAACCGTGCAGAGTACGCCCGGGTCAAACTGGGAGAGCTGGGCCGCACATGCGAGATCATGCTGGACCCACAGACATAA
- the LOC136768473 gene encoding autophagy-related protein 16-1 has protein sequence MEGWKSHVRAQLCRRDCIQRDAFRGLSSAYARLLERVDLQEALWEEAKAHSPDGSTRSELSQWVASLGEPIQLQLELREGRRAHERLSLKVSDLSSSLVLLEAELQDCHSQVSRYRGEAVSLSRCATALQASLLDLQVELEHQSSLLDALRSDQARLRAELGREQQEKAELLERWLEEKREQAERVNQHNATQERWARLTSRLKKRLRNWTPRHSIQYAGSDGAQEPPGPSGGPGRQANGQTDAAPLPPPAPPPASRPSARPLRQEATEPPRAGPHL, from the exons ATGGAGGGATGGAAGAGCCACGTCCGCGCACAGCTGTGCCGGAGAGACTGCATCCAGAGAGACGCCTTCAGGGGCCTGTCCAGCGCAT ATGCCCGGCTGCTGGAGAGAGTAGACCTGCAGGAGGCGCTGTGGGAGGAGGCCAAGGCACACAG TCCAGATGGCAGCACCCGATCGGAGCTGAGCCAATGGGTGGCGTCCCTGGGGGAGCCAATCCAGTTGCAGCTGGAGCTGAGAGAGGGCAGGCGAGCTCATGAGCGG CTCTCTCTCAAAGTCTCGGATCTGAGCAGCAGTCTGGTCCTGTTGGAGGCGGAGCTCCAGGACTGTCACTCGCA ggtgaGCCGATACCGGGGCGAGGCGGTGTCTCTCTCGCGCTGCGCCACCGCTCTCCAGGCCAGCCTGTTGGACTTACAGGTGGAGCTGGAGCACCAATCCAGCCTGCTGGACGCCCTGCGGTCGGACCAGGCCCGGCTGAGGGCAGAGCTGGGGCGGGAGCAACAGGAGAAGGCGGAGCTTCTGGAGCGCTGGCTGGAGGAGAAGAGAGAGCAGGCGGAGAGGGTGAACCAGCACAATGCCACTCAggagag GTGGGCCAGACTGACCAGCAGACTGAAGAAGAGACTCCGAAACTGGACACCTCGCCA CTCGATCCAGTACGCGGGCAGtgacggggcgcaggagccaccGGGGCCGTCGGGGGGGCCAGGCAGACAGGCCAACGGACAAACGGACGCAGCCCCCCTGCCGCCGCCGGCCCCTCCTCCAGCAAGCCGCCCCAGTGCCCGCCCTCTCCGACAGGAAGCCACCGAGCCACCTCGAGCAGGGCCTCACCTTTGA